One segment of Zonotrichia albicollis isolate bZonAlb1 chromosome 4, bZonAlb1.hap1, whole genome shotgun sequence DNA contains the following:
- the LOC141728732 gene encoding endonuclease domain-containing 1 protein-like, which translates to MLGLLLLQVLASCLRLGHSEVVNSFDSCPQFFYDGIPPDGALNPNNPARICQRFRNSYHYATLYDRVRRIPVYSAYKYEPGDDKKPPKRWMVEPQLIDRNSLPDMKYDWVLIEEHIFTLDQIKESQAIPDDYKGLKDLDRGHLCPSGHQFSKESMMATFTLTNAVPQDKNLNVGQWNFYEYRTMRSMAKGCNTTYVITGAVRGNTYISDNRVNRPSHIWSAACCLVNEEPTKAWGAIAENDKNQVEVLSLEELEKRLTDLYKGKVTLFNNACSQK; encoded by the exons atgctggggctgctgctgctgcaggtgttgGCCAGCTGCCTCCGGCTGGGACACAGCGAGGTGGTGAACTCCTTTGATAGCTGTCCTCAGTTTTTCTATGATGGGATTCCGCCAGATGGTGCCCTGAATCCAAATAACCCAGCCCGGATCTGTCAGCGCTTCAGGAACTCGTATCACTATGCCACCCTGTACGACAGAGTCAGGAGAATTCCAGTGTACTCTGCTTACAAATATGAGCCTGGAGATGACAAGAAACCTCCAAAGAGGTGGATGGTTGAGCCTCAG CTCATAGATAGAAATAGTCTTCCAGACATGAAATACGATTGGGTCCTCATAGAGGAACACATATTCACCTTAGACCAAATCAAAGAGAGCCAAGCTATTCCTGACGACTACAAAGGACTGAAGGATTTGGACCGTGGCCATTTGTGCCCCAGTGGCCATCAGTTCAGTAAAGAGAGCATGATGGCTACCTTCACTCTCACCAACGCAGTGCCCCAGGACAAGAATCTCAACGTAGGTCAGTGGAACTTCTATGAGTATAGAACAATGCGCAGTATGGCCAAGGGCTGTAACACCACCTACGTGATCACGGGTGCTGTGCGTGGGAACACCTACATATCTGATAACAGGGTGAACAGACCCAGCCACATCTGGTCAGCTGCCTGCTGCTTGGTGAATGAAGAGCCCACAAAGGCTTGGGGGGCCATTGCTGAGAACGACAAGAACCAGGTGGAGgtcctcagcctggaggagctggagaagaGGTTGACCGATCTCTACAAGGGAAAGGTTACACTGTTCAACAACGCCTGTTCCCAGAAATAG